One window of the Babesia microti strain RI chromosome IV, complete genome genome contains the following:
- a CDS encoding succinyl-CoA synthetase alpha subunit (overlaps_old_locusTagID:BBM_III06060): MGGYTIRGTVNNHIKRYSRKFSSSAKVYIDRETKIICQGLTGKQGSFHTTQCLNYCGTKFVGGVHPQKGGSTWESLDFQHKLPIFSSVKDAMSATGANASMIFVPAPVAKKALEEAIEAEMPLVVCITEGIPQHDMIKIRHLIKEKDNKTTLIGPNCPGIIKPGHCKIGIMPGSIHMPGSIGIISRSGTLTYEAVYQTTSVGFGQSVCIGIGGDPFGGITFIDCLEKFSQDPETKAVVMIGEIGGTAEEDTAEWLKANPQFVKDKKVIAFIAGVSAPPGRRMGHAGAIISGGKGTAKEKMEVLREAGVEIVESPTEIGIILKKIML, encoded by the exons ATGGGGGGATATACTATCAGAGGTACcgtaaataatcatatcAAACGCTATTCTAGG AAATTCAGTTCTAGTGCAAAGGTTTATATTGACAGAGagacaaaaataatttgtcaaGGTTTAACTGGTAAACAG GGTTCATTCCACACGACACAATGCCTTAACTACTGCGGTACCAAATTTGTTGGAGGTGTGCATCCCCAAAAGGGTGGTTCAACCTGGGAATCACTAGACTTTCAGCATAAGTTACCCATATTTTCCTCTGTCAAAGAT GCAATGAGTGCAACTGGTGCCAATGCCTCTATGATTTTTGTCCCTGCTCCAGTAGCCAAAAAGGCGCTTGAGGAAGCGATTGAAGCGGAAATGCCATTGGTTGTATGTATTACTGAGGGCATTCCGCAACATGATATGATCAAGATACGACATTTGATTAAGGAAAAGGATAATAAAACGACTCTAATTGGGCCAAATTGTCCAGGAATTATCAAACCAGGGCACTGTAAAATTGGCATTATGCCCGGATCGATTCACATGCCAGGGTCAATAG GAATCATAAGCCGAAGTGGTACACTTACTTACGAAGCAGTGTATCAAACCACATCCGTGGGGTTTGGACAATCTGTTTGTATAGGAATAGGAGGGGATCCATTCGGCGGAATAACATTTATCGATTGCCTGGAGAAATTTTCGCAAGACCCTGAGACAAAGG CTGTCGTAATGATTGGAGAAATAGGTGGGACGGCTGAGGAAGATACTGCAGAGTGGTTGAAGG CGAACCCGCAATTTGTTAAGGACAAGAAAGTTATCGCGTTTATTGCAGGAGTATCCGCTCCTCCAGGGAGGAGAATGg GTCACGCTGGTGCGATTATTAGTGGCGGTAAAGGAACTGCTAAGGAAAAAATGGAGGTACTTAGGGAAGCTGGAGTGGAAATAGTTGAATCGCCAACCGAAATTGGAATTATACTTAAGAAGATTATGTTGTAG
- a CDS encoding tRNA-splicing ligase RtcB homolog (overlaps_old_locusTagID:BBM_III06065), whose protein sequence is MESYVTPVDGITHLYKVSKGIVPNMNVDGFFFANESLKVLLLDELKLYNARKTGFLPSIMQLANVAALPGIVKGSIALPDAHSGYGFSIGNVAAFDMSRPESVVSPGGVGFDINCGVRLLRTNLNLKDLEDKKDMLATALFNKIPVGVGSKGTIKCSDGDLFDILTRGMEWAEESGFAWSEDRERCEERGKMSQADATLVSDRAKKRGIPQLGTLGAGNHYVEVQVVEEIYDSRAARAMGLEVEGQVCMMIHSGSRGLGHQVASDALNNMEKNIPTNDPQLACSHINSESGQRYLKCMAAAANYAWVNRSVMTHLSRVALSEVFDMDADDLDMHIIYDVSHNVAKIEEHMVDGKPKNLLVHRKGATRAYPPRHKQIPLEYIDIGQPVLIGGTMGTCSYVLTGTEKAMELTFGTTCHGAGRASSRSSARKTLSTNKVIDDLKSKGIAIRVASPSLVMEEAPEAYKDVTSVVDVSICIQLFSDTCHEAGISKKCIKLKPIAVIKG, encoded by the exons ATGGAATCATATGTAACACCAGTGGATGGAATCACCCACCTCTATAAAGTTTCGAAAGGGATAGTCCCGAATATGAACGTAGATGGGTTCTTCTTTGCGAATGAATCACTAAAAGTGCTTTTGTTGGATGAATTAAAGCTTTATAATGCCAGGAAAACGGGATTCTTACCCTCCATAATGCAATTGGCAAATGTTGCGGCTTTGCCCGGTATTGTCAAAGGTAGTATCGCTTTGCCTGATGCACACTCTG GTTACGGATTTTCCATAGGAAATGTTGCGGCATTTGACATGAGTAGGCCTGAATCAGTGGTTTCTCCTGGAGGTGTGGGATTTGATATCAATTGTGGCGTAAGACTATTGAGAACTAATTTGAATCTGAAGGATTTGGAGGATAAAAAAGATATGTTAGCCACcgcattatttaataaaataccCGTTGGTGTAGGTTCAAAAGGAACAATAAAGTGCAGTGATGGCGACTTATTTGATATACTAACTAGGGGTATGGAATGGGCCGAAGAAAGCGGATTCGCTTGGAGTGAAGATAGGGAAAGATGTGAGGAAAGGGGTAAAATGTCTCAGGCAGATGCAACCCTAGTGTCGGATAGGGCCAAGAAGAGAGGAATCCCTCAGCTGGGGACTCTAGGGGCAGGGAATCATTATGTAGAAGTTCAG GTTGTAGAGGAAATATACGACAGTAGAGCTGCCCGTGCTATGGGATTGGAGGTTGAGGGACAAGTATGTATGATGATACACTCGGGCAGTCGCGGTTTGGGCCATCAAGTAGCAAGTGATGCCCTTAACAATATGGAAAAGAATATACCCACTAATGATCCCCAATTGGCTTGTTCACATATCAATAGTGAAAGTGGACAGAGGTATTTGAAATGTATGGCAGCTGCGGCAAATTACGCCTGGGTTAACCGCAGTGTTATGACACATCTTTCGCGTGTTGCATTGAGTGAAGTATTTGACATGGACGCTGATGATCTTGACAtgcatattatatatgacGTTTCTCATAATGTGGCCAAAATTGAG GAGCACATGGTAGATGGGAAGCCTAAAAATTTACTCGTGCATAGAAAAGGTGCAACTAGAGCATATCCCCCCAGGCATAAGCAAATACCACTGgaatatattgatataggTCAGCCAGTGCTGATCGGCGGTACAATGGGCACTTGTTCATACGTCTTAACAGGTACCGAAAAGGCAATGGAACTCACATTTGGTACAACATGTCATGGTGCTGGTAGGGCGTCCAGTAGAAGCAGCGCTAGAAAGACCCTCAGTACGAATAAAGTGATAGATGATCTTAAGAGCAAGGGAATTGCTATTAGAGTGGCATCACCAAGTCTTGTTATGGAAGAGGCCCCTGAGGCCTATAAAGATGTAACGTCTGTCGTAGATGTAAGTATTTGTATTCAGTTGTTTTCTGAT ACATGTCACGAAGCGGGAATATCAAAGAAATGCATCAAGCTCAAGCCAATCGCAGTCATCAAAGGTTGA
- a CDS encoding conserved Plasmodium protein, unknown function (overlaps_old_locusTagID:BBM_III06070) codes for MAPPLVSNMANSWQVNLYLATAVGAACLLHYLLSDNPIFASATSAPSRNRAQDMTKAECIELLKGIVKSQEETKIVMKKLTSDLINNPLRLEQVYTKASQMQPEDPMEQWGVTVIDLDHLIEKYQHDPIVKDYILKIMNSPGINDTTLSDDVRNITISQILAIHEYMLSELESVVREFKSLQNRQTMEIKTLTIAAQAIVAAKVEEKFNLTSDQVESAVIINHAELTASHAFTRLTMQMQTEMSELIGCQFPGW; via the exons ATGGCCCCACCTCTAGTGAGTAACATGGCTAACTCTTG GCAAGTTAATCTTTATTTAGCAACGGCTGTGGGTGCTGCCTGTTTGCTCCACTATCTTTTATCGGATAACCCTATATTTGCATCTGCAACCTCAGCTCCAAGTAGGAATAGAGCTCAAGAC ATGACCAAAGCGGAATGTATAGAACTATTAAAAGGCATAGTGAAATCTCAAGAGGAAACCAAAATTGTTATGAAGAAGTTGACCTCAGACCTGATAAACAATCCACTGCGCCTAGAACAGGTATATACCAAGGCCAGTCAAATGCAGCCAGAGGATCCTATGGAGCAATGGGGAGTCACTGTAATTGATCTCGACCATTTGATTGAAAAGTATCAACATGATCCTATTGTGAAGGATTACATTTTGAAGATCATGAATTCGCCCGGCATAAACGATACAACTCTGAGTGACGATGTACGCAATATTACTATTAGTCAAATATTAGCTATCCATGAATATATGCTCAGCGAATTGGAGTCTGTAGTCCGCGAATTCAAATCGCTGCAGAACAGACAAACTATGGAGATTAAAACGTTAACTATTGCTGCGCAAGCAATCGTAGCTGCCAAAGTAGAggaaaaattcaatttaacATCAGATCAGGTTGAATCGGCTGTGATAATAAACCATGCCGAATTAACTGCTAGCCATGCATTCACCAGATTGACTATGCAAATGCAGACGGAGATGAGTGAGTTGATTGG GTGCCAATTTCCCGGGTGGTAA